CTCGTGCTGCCTAAGCATTCTCATGAACTTGATCATATCCCTTGCCGTTGAAAAAGCACCGCCATCCGATAGGCCATTGGACGGTACCGAGAAAATATTCCTCTGCCAACCGATCAGTTGATTCTTTTCGTTTTTCACAGGAATGTACCCTTCGGCGACATTTTCACATACTTGCTGAAGAGGAATAAAATCCGTATCGAATAGATAGTGCTTCTTAAAGACTTCTTCCCTCATGTACTGGTAATAGTCCATACCAGTCACCTTCTCGATAACAAGCCCCAAGAGTATGAAGCCCGAACCGCAATAGGCAAACTGTTCACCCGGTCTGTTTTCAGGAGTTTCATCGATAAAAAGCGGCAATATCTTGTCCAAGCGGTCGATATATTGACTAGGAACCTGACTCCACAATTTCTCAAAGCCTTCTGGATTGCGAGCATCGAAATAATCGGCGATTCCAGAGGTGTGGGTGAGCAGCTGCTCGATAGTAATGCCAGGATCAAGTGTCGCATCATCAAACTGCAGGTACTCGGATAACAGATCCGTGATACCTACCCGTCCGCTGTCAACCAGCTTCAATATGCCAAGTGCGGTAAACATTTTGGTTATCGAGGCGGTGCCGAAACGGACATCCATCTTATTGGGAATCCTAAAAGCTTTTGAGGCGTAGCCGAAAGCTCCTTCATAAACGGTATACTCCCCTTGTTTGATTCGGACAACCCCTGAAAACTGATGATTTGTTGCATGACTATCTACGATTTCTTGAAAATCTTTCATTTTTACCCACCGTTACCTCTGTCTATGTCTTTTATTGGTAGTCAGCTAAATAAGCGGCGCCGATAATTCCCGCATCATTGCCAAGCTCCGCTTCCACTATTTTACCATAAGTCAAATCATTCGTAAAAAGACGATTGCTGATCGCATGAAGCAGTCTAGCCTCGAATTTTGGAAACGCCTTTGCAACCCCGCCACCTAGGGCGATTACTTCAGGAGCGAAGATGTTGTACAGATTGACGATTCCTGTTGCGAAATGCTCGCAGAACCAATCCACCACTTCTACAGCGACATCATCGCCATTTTCGAGTCTGTCAAAAACAGATTTTGCGTCTTGGACATGCGTCGTTCCAAGTTCGTTGTATTTTCTGATAAGCGCCGTCGCTGATACATAGGTCTCAAAACAGCCCTTGTTTCCGCAGTTGCATGTCGCTTCTCCACTTGAGATGATCATATGTCCGATTTCTGTGCCAGCGCCCTGATGCCCTAGCAGAAGTTTTCCACCGGCTACGACGCCGCCGCCAAGACCGGTTCCCAAAGTCAGAAGAATAGCGTCATGATAACCTTTCATACCGCCAAAGGCGACCTCGCCGATACAAGCCGCATTCGCGTCATTACCGACTACAATCGGAACCTCGATGTGTTCCTTAAGCAGCTCGGCAAGCGGAACCATCACCCAGTTCAGATTGACACACTTGACGACAATACCGTCGAGTTGTGAGACGATTCCCGGAACGCCTATTCCTACTGCGGTAATCGTATATTTCTCTTTCAGCTCCACATACGCCTTGGTCATGTGGTTCGAGATAGCCTCAGGTGACAGATCGGTCAACTTCACAGAACCTTTTTCAATGATCTTACCCTCATCAACAATCCCATATGCCAAATTTGTTCCACCTAAATCGAATCCTAATCTCATATTTACCTCCAACAGTTTATTTTATTAAGTAATACCCATAGGTCTATCATAACCACCATTAGGACGCAAGACAATTGTGAATGCATCTAAAGTAGGCTGTTAAGTCATTTTCTGATACCGTAGCCGCCATAAAACGGTTTTGTATCGTGCACGGAGATGACCGCGTTTTTTTGGTGCTGTTTTGCAAGCTTTATAATCGACTGCACCTTTTTTCTGGGAGCGATCACATAAAGGATGTTTCTTGTGAAGGTTTTGCCTTGCCCCTCGACCACAGTACACGCATAGCCTTGCTTGTATAGGTACTGGCTTAAATCATATCCGTGCTCCGCCCTTACGATGATTTGCACCTGGGAGGTCCCAATGCCGATCTGATTCTCAAGCCAGCTACCCAGATAGTTGCCTAGCGAGAATCCCAAGGCGTAAGCAATCGCTTTAAAAGGGTCATCCATCAGTCCGTCGATCACATTCGATACGATCAGCATCCATAGGCAGATTTCGAAAAAGGCGATAACGGCGCCGAGTTTACGTTCACCTTTGGTGATAAGGACGACTCTTAGCGTCATAAGACTGACTTCAATTATTTTACCGAAGAATATCAAAAAATAAATTAGCATGGTATCCGCTCCTTTAAGCTAATTATAGCGGATACCATGCCCATATGCACGTCTTTATATGAATATCGGTCGATTACATCGCACTTTCGTCATCATAGAGCGAGATACTGCCCCGACTCACTTCGAACTGCTCGACCATATCTTTGAGCACGTCGGCCTGAGATGACATCTCTTCACTTGTCGCAGCACTTTCCTCAGAAGAACTTGAATTCATGTGGGTCACCCTTTCCACCTGATCGACTCCCACATTGATTTCGCTGATTGCGATGGATTGCTCTTCAGATGCTTTTGCGATCTGATCCACCTTTTCACTTGCAGACTTGATCTGCTGCACGATCTCAAGCAGCTGCTTGGCAGTTCCGCTTGCGATACTCATTCCCTTAGCGACGACTTTGCCTGTCTGATCGATCAGTGCGGTGGTGTCTTTAGCAGCGCCTGCGCTTCGAGACGCTAGGTTTCTCACCTCTTCTGCGACCACCGCGAAGCCCTTGCCGTGTTCGCCGGCTCTGGCGGCCTCCACAGCGGCGTTGAGTGCGAGTATATTGGTCTGGAAGGCGATTTCGTCTATTACCTTGATGATACCGGAAATCCTATTGGAGGCTTCATCGATATCGCTCATCGCCTTTAAGAGCTCTTTCATGCTTTCATTGCCCTCACTGGCATGTGTGCTGATCATCAGTGTTTCTTTTGCGACTTCTTTCGCCTGCAATACGTTGAGATTGGTCTGACTGGTAATCTCCCGCATCGACTCTGAGATCTGGCTTACAGAACTCGCTTGTTCAGTCGCTCCTTGCGCAAGGCTTTCACTGGCCTGTGCGACTGCAGAGGCCCCGATTCTAACTTGGGAAGCCGCCACGTCGATTTCTTGGATGAACTCGGATAGAGCCGCTGTGATCATATTGGTCGAACGTTTTATCGTAACGAAGTCACCTTGGAAGTCGCCCCGTATTTTCGCCTTCAAATCTTTATTCTTGACTGATTCAAGCACAGAGGCGAGTTCGGCGATATATGCTTCAAGCGATATCATGGTATGGTTAAGGGCATCCTTGATATTTGCATGGTCACCATTGTAGTCGCCCATGACTCTGGCGCTTAAGTCACCCCTACTGAGGGCGTCAAGTACTGTTGCGGCTTCAGCTATTGGACCGACAACCGCATCCATAATGGCATTCATTCCATCTACGATCTCTTTGTAGTCTCCGTTAAACCCGTCTGTTTGCGCCCTGTAGTCCAGATTCCCTTCAATCGCCGCGTCTATGAACTTTTTGGTATCCCCCACTAAACTGCTGATAGCAATGATAAGCCCATTGATACTTGATTTTATCTCTTCAAAATCACCAAAGAAGGCTTCGTCGATCTTAGCCGGTATGTCTCCTAGACTGATTCTGTTCAAATAGTCCTTGGTGAGTTGAATCGGCCGATTATAGGTTTCAAGTACCGTATTGATGCCGACCATTGTCTCCTTCCATGATCCCTGATA
The window above is part of the Fusibacter sp. A1 genome. Proteins encoded here:
- a CDS encoding ROK family protein, translated to MRLGFDLGGTNLAYGIVDEGKIIEKGSVKLTDLSPEAISNHMTKAYVELKEKYTITAVGIGVPGIVSQLDGIVVKCVNLNWVMVPLAELLKEHIEVPIVVGNDANAACIGEVAFGGMKGYHDAILLTLGTGLGGGVVAGGKLLLGHQGAGTEIGHMIISSGEATCNCGNKGCFETYVSATALIRKYNELGTTHVQDAKSVFDRLENGDDVAVEVVDWFCEHFATGIVNLYNIFAPEVIALGGGVAKAFPKFEARLLHAISNRLFTNDLTYGKIVEAELGNDAGIIGAAYLADYQ
- a CDS encoding methyl-accepting chemotaxis protein translates to MKKISVRILVMLLTIIIATTAIIGISVNLKIKNTLESQTVERLNVLTDGLVQRVGLIQEHVQETIGVINELPQVKVSVSQSGTSETVAQQRQIVNDLLKEFQKGIEGTVEVLFISDLDGNVIMDSLDGSYFGISVLDRSYFASASSGIPAWSEVIFSKGTGNRISVYATPLTDSAGRIQGILASAIKWEVITKSLDAVDVGEGGYAYMIDKTGLVLHHPDREKILVENLGDSDSETLNTQVEEMLSGKEGFGYYTYENIEKINVFRPLGDWFLSITVPTDVVFKPVREMTTYILSVSMIAILLTALISLLISRSISVPIEKMKRAMADASMGRLDNEVIVRQKDEIGQLGTSLNSLLSSLRVKRDQVNAIACGDLEVEVIPSSKEDGLGEALVALKDTMSSIKNDIKEIIIATEQGELKTRLKSESYQGSWKETMVGINTVLETYNRPIQLTKDYLNRISLGDIPAKIDEAFFGDFEEIKSSINGLIIAISSLVGDTKKFIDAAIEGNLDYRAQTDGFNGDYKEIVDGMNAIMDAVVGPIAEAATVLDALSRGDLSARVMGDYNGDHANIKDALNHTMISLEAYIAELASVLESVKNKDLKAKIRGDFQGDFVTIKRSTNMITAALSEFIQEIDVAASQVRIGASAVAQASESLAQGATEQASSVSQISESMREITSQTNLNVLQAKEVAKETLMISTHASEGNESMKELLKAMSDIDEASNRISGIIKVIDEIAFQTNILALNAAVEAARAGEHGKGFAVVAEEVRNLASRSAGAAKDTTALIDQTGKVVAKGMSIASGTAKQLLEIVQQIKSASEKVDQIAKASEEQSIAISEINVGVDQVERVTHMNSSSSEESAATSEEMSSQADVLKDMVEQFEVSRGSISLYDDESAM
- a CDS encoding DUF2179 domain-containing protein, which encodes MLIYFLIFFGKIIEVSLMTLRVVLITKGERKLGAVIAFFEICLWMLIVSNVIDGLMDDPFKAIAYALGFSLGNYLGSWLENQIGIGTSQVQIIVRAEHGYDLSQYLYKQGYACTVVEGQGKTFTRNILYVIAPRKKVQSIIKLAKQHQKNAVISVHDTKPFYGGYGIRK
- a CDS encoding serine hydrolase, giving the protein MKDFQEIVDSHATNHQFSGVVRIKQGEYTVYEGAFGYASKAFRIPNKMDVRFGTASITKMFTALGILKLVDSGRVGITDLLSEYLQFDDATLDPGITIEQLLTHTSGIADYFDARNPEGFEKLWSQVPSQYIDRLDKILPLFIDETPENRPGEQFAYCGSGFILLGLVIEKVTGMDYYQYMREEVFKKHYLFDTDFIPLQQVCENVAEGYIPVKNEKNQLIGWQRNIFSVPSNGLSDGGAFSTARDMIKFMRMLRQHEFLSEATTKEWLWPRIEVGSGLFYGLGVWIAYDEQGDLMKYGHTGEDPGVSARVYHYPKQNIDLVLFSNHGLSTSALLSELEALITSGKYDVGLQI